The Paenibacillus sp. FSL R7-0204 genome includes a region encoding these proteins:
- the purE gene encoding 5-(carboxyamino)imidazole ribonucleotide mutase, which translates to MSVQVGVIMGSKSDYETMQHTCEVLEELDIAYEKKVVSAHRTPDLMFRYAEEAAERGLRVIIAGAGGAAHLPGMVAAKTTLPVIGVPVQSKALNGMDSLLSIVQMPAGIPVATVAIGRAGAINAGLLAAQIIGAFEPEVAQRVQLRREATQQEVLESSESL; encoded by the coding sequence ATGTCTGTGCAAGTAGGTGTCATTATGGGCAGCAAATCGGACTATGAAACGATGCAGCATACCTGTGAAGTGCTGGAGGAGCTGGATATAGCTTATGAGAAAAAGGTTGTCTCTGCACACCGCACACCGGATCTGATGTTCCGTTATGCCGAGGAGGCGGCGGAGCGCGGCCTGCGGGTCATTATCGCCGGAGCGGGCGGCGCGGCGCATCTGCCGGGTATGGTGGCTGCTAAAACTACGCTGCCGGTCATTGGTGTACCTGTGCAGTCGAAGGCCTTGAACGGCATGGATTCGCTGCTGTCGATTGTGCAGATGCCTGCGGGCATCCCGGTAGCGACCGTAGCAATCGGCCGCGCCGGAGCTATCAATGCGGGGCTGCTGGCGGCGCAGATCATCGGCGCCTTCGAGCCGGAGGTAGCGCAGCGGGTGCAGCTGCGGCGCGAGGCGACTCAGCAAGAGGTGCTGGAAAGCAGCGAGAGTCTATGA
- a CDS encoding universal stress protein produces the protein MLFSKILLAYDGSKASNQALERAIELAKVTPGSSLYVVHAFEFPRFFIGEALAPLPASVNKDYYDLAVQTTDEVKSRLEAEGLNATVELLQGSPAEIILNYAKEQDADVIVIGSRGLGGIREFVLGSVSHNVVQSARIPVLVVK, from the coding sequence ATGTTATTCTCTAAAATTCTGCTTGCCTATGACGGTTCAAAGGCTTCGAATCAGGCTCTGGAACGGGCGATTGAGCTGGCCAAGGTAACTCCAGGGTCCTCCCTGTACGTCGTACACGCATTTGAATTCCCTCGGTTCTTCATCGGGGAAGCTCTCGCGCCTCTGCCGGCATCGGTGAACAAGGATTATTATGACCTCGCGGTCCAGACTACGGATGAAGTGAAAAGCCGCCTGGAAGCCGAAGGTCTGAATGCTACGGTAGAATTGCTGCAGGGATCGCCTGCGGAAATTATTCTGAATTATGCCAAGGAACAGGATGCAGATGTGATAGTAATCGGCAGCCGGGGGCTGGGCGGTATCCGGGAATTCGTTCTGGGCAGCGTCAGCCATAATGTGGTGCAAAGTGCGCGCATTCCGGTGCTGGTTGTTAAATAA
- a CDS encoding DUF1294 domain-containing protein, whose amino-acid sequence MVKVVLLWFALINIIGYVVMSEDKNKARKRRDRVPEKTLFLLAFMGGALGVLIAMYRKRHKTRHTSFRLGIPLLLLLNMVLYGYFLR is encoded by the coding sequence ATGGTCAAGGTTGTATTGCTGTGGTTCGCGCTGATCAACATTATCGGGTATGTAGTAATGTCGGAAGACAAGAACAAGGCCCGGAAAAGACGGGATCGGGTGCCGGAGAAAACATTGTTTCTGCTGGCGTTCATGGGCGGTGCGCTGGGTGTGCTGATTGCCATGTACCGCAAGCGCCACAAGACAAGGCATACTTCCTTCAGACTCGGAATTCCGCTGCTGCTGCTGCTGAATATGGTGCTGTATGGGTATTTTTTGAGGTAA